The genomic stretch TCCGGCCCCGGACCCCCTTCCCCGCCCCGACCCCAACACGCCCGACAGGCCTGGTGCGGCTCAGGATTTCGGGCCGCCCGGGCCGCTGCGGTCCGCGCCGCCTGCGCCGATCCCCAGAAACTCCCGGGCATTGCCCGCCAGAACCGCCTCCAGGTGTTCCTCTTTCAGCCCGGCCCCCCGCAGCCACTTCAGCTCCCGGTCCCAGGCGTAGGGAAGGCTGGGAAAATCGGAGCCGTACATCACCCGGTCGGGACGCAGGTCAGCCAGCGGAACCCGGTTTTCAAAGGGCAGGTAGTCGGTCAGCGCCATGGCGGTGTCCAGCCAGAGCGTGTCGTGGCGTTCCAGCAGCCGCTGGTATGCGCGGAACTCGTCGGCGCCCAAGTGAGGCACGCAGAGCGTTAGACCCGGGAAGTTTTCAAGCAGGCGCCCCACCTTGGCGGCGCTGCAGGTCCGGTGGGGGTCGCAGCGGTACGCCGGGCTCTTGGGTTCGCGGCCGGCATGAATCACCAGGGGCTTGCCTTCGTTGGCGCAGACCTGGCAGACCGCGTCCAGGGCGGCGCTCTGCATGTCGAAACACTGCACGTGGGCGTGGAGCTTGACACCCTTGAGCCCCAGGCCGAAAGCCTCTCGCAGGATGTCCGGGGCCTCCGGTTCACCGGGAAAGACCGTGGCCAGCGCCGTCACCCGGTCACCGAAGGGGCCGCAGTTTTGGGCCGCGTAGCGGTTCAAACCCCGGGCGATGCCCGGTTTGTGGGCGTAGAGGAGCGCCACCACGTGCGCGACGCCGCGGTCCAGCAGGAAGCTCAGGATCTCGCGGGTGCCGAGACGGTAGCGGATGGGCCAGGCGTGGGCGTCGAACCACTGCCAGATGGCGGTCCAGATAGTGTCCGGGAAAATGTGGACATGGGCGTCCACCACCGGCGGCAGCCCCGCCGGGACCCGCGGGCCTTCAGGATCGTTGAGCGCAGCAAGCGATGGTGTCAGCATGGCCCCTCCAGCATGGCCGGGGCCGCGGCGCCCGGAAAAGGACGAAAAAATCCATAGGTTCAACCGCCGGCTGCGGCAGATGGGTTACCCCTTTATCGCGCCCCGCGGGCGGCCTGTCAACCCGACCCGGACCAGGTCCGATCCTTCGCAGAACCGGCTCGCCCCGGAACCGGGGGCGTTGGCTTGACAACCCGGCCGGATTCGGGGATATCTGCGTTCATGGGGACAGCTTGGCCACACCCAACCACGGCGCGCCGACCCGCGGCCGCGGCATGCATCCCGCCCCCAGCGGGGGCTTCTTCAAGGAGGTTGAGATGGCAAAGATGACCGTCAACGATCTGAACGTCAAGGGCAAACGCGTCCTGATGCGGGTGGACTTCAACGTGCCCCTGCGGAACGGCAAGGTGGTCGACGACAAGCGCATACGGGCGGCGCTGCCGACCATCCGCAAGATCGTCCAGGAGGGCGGCCGGCTGGTGCTGATGTCGCACCTGGGGCGGCCCAAGGGGGAGCGCAACCCGGCCCTGTCGCTGGCGCCCTGCGCGCCGGTGCTGAGCGGACTGTTGGGCCGACCGGTCGCCTTCGTGGAGGACTGCGTCGGCGCGGCGGTGGAATCGGCCGTCGCGGCGCTGGCCGACGGCGACGTCCTGCTGCTTGAAAACCTGCGCTACCATGAGGCCGAAACCCGCAACAGCCTGGAGTTCGCCGCCCAACTGGCGCGCTTGGGCGACCTCTTCGTGAACGACGCCTTCGGCACGGCCCACCGGGCGCACGCCTCAACCGAGGGGGTGACCCACTACCTGGAGGTCTGCGCGGCCGGCCTGCTGATGGTCAAGGAGCTGGACTATTTGGGGCGGCTCCTGGAAAACCCGGCAAAGCCGTTTGTGGCAGTGCTGGGGGGCGCCAAAATTTCCGGCAAGATCGACGTCATCGCCAACCTCCTGCCGCGGGTGGACCGCATCCTGATCGGCGGCGGCATGGCCTTCACCTTCTACAAGGCCCAGGGGCTGGAGATCGGGGACTCGCTGCTGGAGGAGGACCGTCTGGAAATGGCCCGCGAACTGCTGGTATCCGCCGGTGAGAAGCTCCTTCTACCGCCGGACTGCGTGGTGGCGCAAACGGTGGATTTCAGTGCGCGCACGGTGGGGGAGCTGCGCACGGTGGATGCCGACGCCATTCCCGCCGGCTGGCAAGGGCTGGATATCGGCCCCAGAACCGTGTCGGCCTTCGAGGCGGTCCTGGCCCCGGCGCGCACGCTGGTCTGGAACGGTCCCATGGGGGTCTTTGAAATTCCCCAAACCGCGGCGGGGACCTTTGCCGTGGCCCGCCTGCTAGCCAAGGCCACCGCAGGAGGCGCCGTGACCGTCATCGGCGGCGGTGATTCGGCCGCCGCCGCGGCCAAGGCCGGGGTCGAAGACCAGATTTCGCACATCTCCACCGGCGGCGGGGCGTCGCTCGAGTTCCTGGAGGGCAAGGTCCTGCCCGGGGTGGCGGCCCTGACCGACAAGGCCTGAGAACGGTCCGAGCGATTCGAGCCCCCCTTTGGGCGCGCCGCCGGCCGCGGATTCCCTCAGCAATGGTCGGGGCCGGCCTGGGCGAGGGTTTCGGCCATGGCCGTCAGCTCCATGAACCATTGCTGGCGGGGACGGCCGTTTGCGACATCCATTTCGGCGACCGCCTCCTCCAGGGTCAGGCTGCTGACCCCCGGGCCCCGCAGGCCCAGCACGTGGATCTCGCTGTCGCCTTTTTCCAGCGCCGCCAGAAGGTCGAAAGCGGCGGCGGCACCCATGCGGCTGGCCAGAATGCGGTCGAAGGCGGTGGGAATCCCGCCCCGCTGGAGGTGCCCCAGAATCGCGGTGCGCACCTCGAACTGCCCGCAGCTCTCCTCCTCCAGCAGCCGCTGAATGAAGTCGGTGGTGTAGCTCGGGGAGCAGTTCTCGTTTCGCAGCAGGATCACCATGCGCTTGCCCTTGGCGAAATTGTGGCGCAGCATCGCCACATCCGCCACCAGGTCCGACAGGTGCACCCCGTTTTCGGGCAGGTAGGCCTTTTCGGCGCCGGCTGCCAGCGCCCCCATCAACGCCAGAAAGCCGCAGCGGCGCCCCATTACCTCCACGATGAAGGCCCGCTTGCTGGCCGCGGCGGTGTGCCGGATCTTGTCCACCGCCTCGACGATGTTGTTGAGACCGGTGTCCGCGCCGATGGCGAAGTCGGTGCCGGGAAGATTGTTGTCGATGGTGGCCGGCACCAGCACCATGGGGATGTTCAAAGAGGGGTAGTCCGCGCGGGCGGCCTGCAGCTGGAGGATCTTGAGGTAGACGTCCCAGCCACCGATGGCGATCAGCCCCTTGAGGCGCCGGCACTCCAGGTTCGCGGCGATCCGGGCGAGGCTCTTGGCGTCGAGTTCCAGGCTGGTGCGGGCGGTGCCGATCTCGGAGCTGGGGCGGTTCATCCAGGTGACCAGCGCGTTCCACTCCAGCAGCCGCAATTCATCCTTGATCAACCCCAGAAACCCGTGCTCGGCGCCGAGCACCGGCATCCCCTGGTTGAGCAGGCAGCGCGCGGCCACGCTCACCGTGGCGTTCATGCCGGGGGCATCCCCGCCGCCGGTCAGGATGGCCACTGCGCCGTCCTGGCGGCGCTCCCGGGCCGGCCGGATGCGGGTCAGGGTTTTCACCAGGGTCAAGGCCCGCCGGAAGCTCTCCCCGCGCAACTCCTGGGCGCGGGCGTAGTTGCCGTGGTCGATCTCCTCCTTGACCGCGCGGCTCTTTTCCAACACCTCGGTCAGCGCCGTGGCCTGCACCTGATTCTTGACCAGTCCCAGCATGCAGGGCTCGGGGGCGGCATCCGATGCCAGCAGCCGGTCCACGGCCGCACTGCCCAACCGCGTGGCCAGGATGCGGTCGAATGCCGTTGGCGCGCCGCCGCGCTGGATGTGCCCCAGGACCGTCAGGCGGACGTCGATCCCCAGCCGCTGACCCAGGAGGTTCTTGACCTCGCCGGCATGGATCTGGAGCCCGTCCGCATGCCGGGCGCCTTCGGCGACGATCACCATCTGGTGGGGCCGGCCGGTTTCCCGGGCCTGGGAGATGGCCTCGACCATCTTGCGATGCCAGCGCGGGCCGAGTTCCTCTTCGGGCACCAGCACCCACGAGGCCCCGCCGCCCAGGGTCGCCATCAGGGCCAGGTAGCCGCAGTGACGCCCCATGGTTTCCACCACGAAGGTCCGCTGGTGGGAGGCGGCGGTGGAGCCCAGGTTGTCCATCGCCCAAAGGATGTGGTTGAGGGCCGTGTCGGCGCCGATGGACATGTCGGTGCCGAAGAGGTCGTTGTCGATGGAGCCCGGCAGGCCGATCACCCGCAGGGCCGGCGCGGCCTCGGCCGCGGGGGCGAGCTGCGGGTCAGCGGCGCACAGCTCGTCCAGGTGCGCCGGCCACTCGTCAGCCAGTACGGCGGCACCGGTCAGCGACCCGTCGCCGCCGATCACCACCAGGGCCGTCACCCCCAGCTGCAGCAGGTTGCGCACCGCCGCCTGCCGGCCGTCACGCCCCCGGAAGCGCTCGGAGCGGGCCGTCCCCAGGAAGGTGCCCCCTTCGGGCAGCACCCCGCCCACGTCGTGCCAGGCCATCTGACGGATGGCCTCCCCGCCGCTCACCAGGCCTTCGTAGCCGTTGGTGATCCCGTAAACGATCAGCCCGCGATCCAGCCCCCGCCGCACCACCGCGCGGATGGCGGCGTTCATGCCGGGCGCATCACCGCCGCTTGTCATGACGGCCAGTATCTTGGCCATGTGTCCCCCTCCCTGCCGGACCGAAAAGCGTTCGCCCGGCCTACTTCAGCTGCGACACGATGTACTCGCCGATCTTTTCCGCCGAGTTGCCGAAGAGGTCCTCGGTGGCCACCAATTCGAGATAGCGGTCCTCCCAGGCGATGCTGTTTTCCTGGACGATGTTCTTAATGTGGTCGTACTTCCCGCCCAGGGCCCGGATCTTGTCGGTCAGCGGAATCTCCTGGCGGAAGCCGATGTTGAGCAGCAGCAGGTTCTCGATCAGGTTGGGGGTGGCCGGGGCGGTGGAGATCACCGGGATGATGATGATGCTGCGGCCGTCCTTGCGCCCCTTGCCAATGTAGACGTTGCCCTGCGCCACGATGATCCGCTTGGTGCCCTTGAGGTGGCGGTCGGTTTCGACCCGTGAGGGAATTGGCTCCAGGATCCCGGCCTTGACCAGGATTTCGATGGTGCTCTCGTCGGTGGGCTCTCCCAGGAGGTTGAGGCCGCCGATGCGGTAGAGAATCGCCCCCTTGATTTCGTCCACCACGGCCTGCAGGTTGCGCAGCACGATGATGTTGCGGTTGGAGACCTGGTCAACGCCGATCCCGTAGTGCGCCAAGGTGTCGAAGAGGATGCCCTCGGTTTTCTCGCCGATGCGGCTGGTGCCCACGGTCACCGTTTTGGCCTGGTGTTTGATGGCGTCCACCGGCCGGGCCATGGCGTTGATGGCGTCCCCCAGGCAGGTGAAGAAGCGGTCGAGCATGTTGCGCGCCGTGCCCTTGATGCCAAAGTCGAGCTCGAAGTCGGCGACCGGCAGCCGCCCGGCCAAGTACTTGAACAGCAGGGTCAGGTCGGCGGCGAGATCCAAAGGCAGGGCGGTGACCAGCCGCTGCTGGTCGCGCAGCCCCTTGAAGGCCACGTAGTGCTGCTGGATCCGCTCGCGAAAGGCCTTTTCCAGGATGACCTCGTAGACGTCCAGGCCGTCTTGGGCGAAATTGTTCAGCAGCCGCTGGATGTCCTCGCGCGCCTCGAAGAAGAAGCGCGACCCCTCGTTGATGGCCAGCGCCGCGCAGTAGCCCCAGATGTGCCCGGCCATGACGTTGAGGATCGGCGCCAGGTGCGGGCTGACCGCCGGCACGTGGAAGACGTCGACGGCGTAGGGGTCGAAGCCGTGCTGGCCCTCGTCGGCGATCACGATCGGGGTGGCCTTGTGGGCCTTGAAAATGGCCGTGTCCTTGATGATGTCCCCCAAAACGGTGGGGCTCACCCCGGCGGCGCTGACGATGATCAGCGGCTCGGAGGAGAGGTCGATGTGTTTTTTGTCTTCGATGCAGTCCGAGGAGATGGTCTTGTAACAGAGTTCGCTCAGCTTGATGCGGATCTCGTCGGCGGCGGTCTTGTTGGGCCCGCTGCCCACCGCCGCCCAGTAGGTCCGGGTGACGGCATGCCGCCGGGCCGAGGCCTCGATCAGCGGCTGCAGGGCGAGCACTTGGCGCATCTGATCGGGCAGCCGCAGCCACTGGCGGATCTCGTCGCTGACGAAGGCCTCGGAGCGGTGCCCCTGGATCCTGGCGATGAAAAGCCCGAGCACCGCCCCGGCCACCACCTGGGAGTAGAAGGCCTTGGTGGAGGCCACCGACATCTCGATGTCGCGCCCGCTGCTGGGGTAGATCACCCCTTCCACCTTGAAGGTCAGGTCGGAGTCGCGGCGATTGACGATGCCCAGGGTGCGGGCGCCGCGCTCCTTGACCATGTCCACGGCCCGGTTGGTGTCGGTGGTGGTGCCGCTCTGGCTGATGGCCACCACCAGGGTGTCGCCCATGGCACCTTTCGGACCGGCCGCCTGCAGTTTGAAGCCGCTCAGCTCCGAGGCGCGCATCCCGGCGATTTGCAGCGGGCTGCCGTCCAGGTAGTAGTTGAGGATGTCCGCGCAGGCCAGGGCGGCCACCCCGGCGGTGCCCTGCCCCACGAAATAGATCTTGCGGATCTCGCCGGCGGTGAAGGCCGCGCGCAGCCGGGCGGGAAAGGTCTTCTCGTCCAGGGTCACGGCCAGCATCTCGCCGCCGTCGCTACGGGCCACCTGCCAGCGGTTGCGCAGGGTCTTGGCGGCCAGCTCGGGGGACTCCGAGATCTCCTTGAGGAAATAGTGCGCGAACCCCTGGCGGTCGATGTCGCGCGAGGTGATCTCGGTCTGCCGGACGTCCCTCTCCCCCAGTTCGATCGGGGTGCCGTCGTAGTACATCGCCCGGATGCCCGCCAGCCCCCCGGCCGAGGCCTGGTCCAGGACGAACACCTGGCCCTGGGTCTTGCCGGCGGCACCCTGGACCACCTTCTCGCCGTCGATTTTGACGAATCGCCGGGTCTCCTCGACAAAACCGTAGACCTCGGAGGTGGGCATGTAGTGGGTGTCGGCCAGCCCGATGAAAACCGCCTGCCCGCTGCCGCGCTGGGCCAGAAAGAGCTTGCCCGGGGCGAGGTCGGTGTGCATCGAAATGGCGTGGGAGCCCTCGAAGTCGCTGACGGCCTTGCGGAAGGCGGTTTCCACGTCAAACCCCTGCTGGATGTAGCCTTCCACGTGCAGCGGGATGATCTTGGTGTCGGTGGTGACGTCGGCGTGGATCCGGTGCCCGTTTTGCTCGTAGCGGGCCCGCAGCGCCAGGTAGTTGTCGATGTCGCCGTTTAGGCAGGCGTGAATGATGCCCCGGCGGCCGGGGCAGGCCGCGTTGGGGTCGTTGTCCACCGGGTGGCAGTTGGGCTCGCTGATGGCCCCAATGGAGGCCCAGCGGGTGTGGGCCGAGACGGTGTGGTAGCTGTTGGGAAAACCGGCCAGCAGCTGCAGGATGGCGTCGCCCTCGATCTGCCGGCGCAGAAAGCGGATGTTGTCCCCCAGGCTGCCGATCTCGGCGGCCACCTTGTAAACCAGGCTCAGGCAGACCCGGCCGCCGTCGCCCTCGGCGATGCCGATGCTGCGGTTGACCAGGACATCCCCCGAACGCCGGCGGGCCAGCTCTTCGGCAAGCCCCGGGGCGGAATTCAGCCGCGCGCTGAACTCCTCATAGTCGGCGCGCTCCAGCACAAAAAGGAGAGAAATCCCGGCCGAATCGCGCCCGCGCACCTCCAGGCGGTCGACGCTGTTCAAGACGGCGTTGATGTTCTTGAAGGCCGCCACCGTTTCGGCCGAGGGTCTGGCGGGGGCGTTTTGCAGCAGGGTCTGCACGCGGCGGACGTTATCGGCCACCTCGGTGCCCAGGCACCAGACCGCATCTTTGAGCCGTTCCAGCCGGGCGGCGGCCGCCTCGACGGTCGCGGCCGGCAGGCGCCCCACCTGTTCGGCGAATTGCCGCGACGCCCGTCCGGCCACCGCCGACAGCCGACCGGTGAGGCTGTCCAACTGCGCCAAGGCCGCCGGGTCGGCGAAAAGGGCGTAAAAGCGGGCGCCCTGCTTGAGGCCTTCGGCCGCCCGCCAGAGGGCGTCCACGGTCTGGCCGTCCCCGGGACCCGCGGGCGCCGGGTCGGTGAGCGGGCCGATCTGCCCGTCACCGGCCTTTTCGAGCGTCTCGGTGAACTGCGCCAGGAGGGCCAGGTCCAGATCTTCGGCCGGGGCCCGGGGCGGGCGTTTGAGGGCCACGATGCCCGCCAGGCCGCATCCCAGCACGCAAGTCTGGACAGGGAAAACAACCAGGGCGCCGGCCGGCACCCGTTTAAGCGGGCGCCCCCAGTAAACCCCGGCCGGCAGCAGGCGAAGCACCCATCGGCCGATAAGCAAAAGCGTTTTGAAGACGGAAACGGTTGGGGTCATGGTACATTCCTGTTTTGGGGATGGCGGTCCGGGAGCCGGGGGTCGGCGCCGATCATCTTTCTCTCGGCGCCCCGTCGCCTTTTCTTGAGCCTGAGCGCTTCAGAGGCCGGTTGCGGTCGGCGGTTTTCAAGCGATCGCCGACGCCGCCGCGGGCGTAAACCGCCACCCAGGCCCTTATGGGGGCTGCGCAAGCCCGTCTGCGGGTCAGGCCGTCTGGGAGGCGCGGTGCTGTTTGATATGATTGATCAGGCCGTTGGTGGAGGCGTCGTGCCCCTGGACCGGACCGGGGGCCCCCAGTTCGGCGTGGATGGTTTTGGCCAGTTGTTTTCCCAGTTCGACCCCCCACTGGTCGAAAGAATTGATCCCCCAGACGACGCCCTGAACGAAGACCTTGTGCTCGTAGAGGGCGATCAGGGCCCCCAGGGTGCGCGGGGTGACCTTGGGCAGCAGCAGGGTGTTGGAGGGCCGATTGCCGGGAAACACCTTGTGGGGCAACAGCGCTTCCAACTCCTCGCCCGAGAGCCCCTGGGCGGCCAGCTCGGCCCGCGCCTCGGCGGCGGTCTTGCCGCGCATCAGGGCCTCGGTCTGGGCCAGGCAGTTGGCCAGCAGCAGGCTGTGGTGATCGCCCACGGGGTTGTGGCTCTCCACCGGGACGATGAAATCCGCCGGGATGGACTGGGTGCCCTGGTGCAGCAGCTGGAAAAAGGCGTGCTGACCGTTGGTGCCCGGTTCCCCCCAGACCACCGGGCCGGTGGCCCAGCCCACGGGCTGGCCTTCGGCGGTAACCGATTTGCCGTTACTCTCCATTTCAAGCTGCTGCAGGTAGGCCGGCAGCCGGTGCAGGTATTGATCGTAGGGCGCCACGACCTGGCTTGTGGCTCCCAGAAAGTTGACGTACCAGACCCCCAGCAGCCCGAGAATCACCGGCATGTTGGCGGCCCAGGGCGCCTCCCGGAAATGGCGGTCCATGGCGTGAGCCCCGGCCAGCAATTCCTCGAAGCGCTCCATGCCCACGGCCACGGCGATGGGCAGGCCGATGGCCGACCACAGCGAGTAGCGCCCCCCCACCCAGTCCCAGAACTCGAACATGTTGGCCGTGTCGATGCCGAAGGCGGCCACCTTGGGGCCGTTGGTGGAGACGGCCACGAAGTGCCGCGCGATGGCGGCCTCGTCTGCCACCAGCTCCAGAAACCAGCGGCGCGCGGTGGTGGCGTTGGCGAGGGTCTCCTGGGTGGTGAAGCTCTTGGAGGCGACGATGAAGAGGGTGGTTTCGGGCCGCAGGCACCGGAGGGTCTCGGCGATGTGGGTGCCGTCGACGTTGGAGACGAAATGCAGCCGCAGCTCCGGATGGCGGTAGGGCGCCAGCGCCTCGCAGACCATCAGGGGCCCCAGGTCGGAGCCGCCGATGCCGATATTGACCACGTCGGTGATGCAGGCCCCGCTGTAGCCCTTCCAGGCGCCGCTGCGGACCGCCGCGCTGAAGGTCCGCATCCGTTCCAGCACCGCGCGCACCGCGGGCATCACATCCGTGCCGTCCACCGTTACGGGTGCGCCGGAGCGGTTGCGCAGCGCGGTATGCAGCACGGCGCGGTCCTCGGTGCGGTTGATGTGACGGCCGTCGAACATCTCGCCGATCTTGCGCTCCAAACCGACGCTGCGCGCCAGCTCCAGCAGCAGGTCGATGGTTTCTGCGCTGATGCGGTTTTTGGAGTAATCCAGCAGAATGTCGCAGGCCGCAATCGAAAAGGCCTCGAAGCGGCCGGCGTCGGCTTCGAACAGCGCGCGCATCGGGGTGGCCGCCATCCGGTCGCGATGGCGCTCAAGCGCCTGCCAAGCCGGGGATTGGGTCAGGGAAGTCATGGCAATGGCATCATTCTCTAAAGGTTCTGGGAAAACTCAAATCGCCGCAGAGCGGCGACCGGGGGACTATAGAAAATCGCCGCCGGCCTGTCAAACAGAGGATGCCGCCGCCGGGGTCAGTTCAGGATTTCCAGCACCAGGGCGGTGCGCGCGGGCAGGTAGAGGCTCAGCCGGTCGCAGGCGTCGGCCTCGCCGCCGCTACGCAGGGTGAAATGCTCCTGATCGGGGACCAGGCGGCCGTGGCCGCCGTATTCCGGCCGGTCGCTGTCCAGTACCATGCGGTAACCGCCCTGGGGGGCGGCAAAACAATAATCGCTGTAAGAGTTGACCGGGTGAAAATTGAGGACGAAGAGCAGCCCGGCTCGCCGGAAGGCCAACAGTTTGTCGTCCTCGTGGATATAGACCAGGGCCAGACGCGGCGACAGCAGCAGGCGGAAGTGGCGCGCCAGCCCGATCATGTCCTTGTCGAAGCGGTCCAGCAGACGGTACTTGAGGTCCGGGGCGTCCACCAGCCCCCACTGCCGCCGCGCATAGCGGTAGGACCAGCCGTTGCCCTCGCGCGGGAAATCGATCCACTCGGGGTGGCCGAACTCGTTGCCCATGAAGTTGAGGTAGCCGTTGCCGGCGGTGGCCAGGGTCACCAGGCGGATCAGCTTGTGCAGCGCGATGCCGCGTTCCACCTGCCAGTTGTCGTCGTCCACATGCATGTGGTGGTACATCTCGGCCCCCATCAGGCGGAAGATCAGGGTCTGATCCCCCACCAGGGCCTGGTCGTGGGACTCGGCGTAGCTGATGGTTTTCTCATCCGAACGGCGGTTGGTGAGTTCATGCCAGAGGGAGCCGAGCTGCCAGTCCTCGTCACGGCTTTCCTTGATCAGCCGGATCCAGTGGTCCGGCACCCCCATGGCGAAGCGGTAGTCGAAGCCCACCCCGCCGTCGTCGGCGGCCACGGCCAGCCCGGGCATGCCGCTGACGTCCTCGGCGATGGTGATGGCGTCCGGCCGCACGTCGTGAACGACCTTGTTGGCCAGAGCGAGATAGGCCAGGGCGTCTTCATCCACGCTGGCGTCGAAATAGTCGTCGTAGGAGGTGAAGGCCTGGCCCAGCCCGTGGTGGTGGTAGAGCATGCTGGTGATGCCGTCGAAGCGGAAGCCGTCCACGCGGTACTCGTCCAGCCAGTAGCGGCAGTTGGAGAGGAGGAAGTGCAGCACCTGGGGCTTGCCGTAGTCGAAGCAGCGCGAGTCCCAGGCCACGTGAAAGCCGCGCGGGCCGTCGTGAAAATACTGGTTGAGGGTGCCGTCGAAGAGGCTAAGGCCCTCCACCTGGTTGGAGACCGCGTGGGAGTGCACCAGGTCGATGAGCACCCGCAAGCCGTGGCCGTGGGCGGCGTCGATCAGGGCCTTGAACTCCTCGGGGGTGCCGAAGCGCGAAGAGGCCGCGAAAAAGCTGGCCACGTGATAGCCGAAGGAGCCGTAGTAGGGGTGGTGCTGGATGGCCATCAGCTGCAAGGTGTCGTAGCCGGCGGCGACGATCCGGGGCAAGGTCTTGGCGGTGAATTCGCGGTAGGTGCCGATCCCCTCGGCTTCCTGGGCCATGCCCACATGGGCCTCATAGATCAGGGGCGCCGCCGGCCGCGGCGGCGGCTCGGCCTGCCAGCGGTAGGGCGCCGGCGGTTGCCAGACCTGGGCGTTGAAAATCAGGCTCTCGGGGTCCTGAACCACCCGCCGGGCATAGGCCGGTATGCGGTCTCCCTGCCCGCCGGGCCAGTGGATGCTCAGCCGGAAAAGGGTGCCGTGGCCCAGAGCTTCGGCCGGCAGGCGCAGCTCCCAGACCCCCTCCGCATCCAGGCGGGCCAGGGCATGGGCGGGCGTTTCGCGCCAACCGTTCATCTCCCCCACCATGTAAAGCGCGCTGGCGTTGGGGGCCCACTCCCGAAAGACCCAGCTGCCATCCCGGAAGTGCAGGCCGAAAAATTCGTGGCCGGCGGCAAAGTCGCGGAGCATCATCTTACCGCCGGTCAGCCGTCTTTCGGTTTGCGCAACCCGCTCCAGCCGCCGCTGGATCACCGCCGCATGCGGCGCCAGCAGGGGGTCGCTTTGGACCAGGCGATCGGTCAGGGCCACGGGTGAGGATAGCGCCGGGGATGATCTGTCGGGGATCGGGGGGTGTTTGCGGGAATTCATCGGTTCTTGAGCCTTTCAGGCCGGCGGGGGGCCGCCCGCGAAACAGAATCAGCGGTGCGCCGGGGGCCCGAACCAGGCCTTGCGGATGATTCCAGGGGCGATTGCCTTCTATTTCTAGAGTACTTGGCCCCGCCTGTCAACAGCTGAAGGCCGACTGCCTGATCAGGTCTTGGGATCGGCCTGGGGCCGGCGGCGAAGGGCGGCTGCCGCC from Desulfobacteraceae bacterium encodes the following:
- a CDS encoding alpha amylase C-terminal domain-containing protein, whose protein sequence is MNSRKHPPIPDRSSPALSSPVALTDRLVQSDPLLAPHAAVIQRRLERVAQTERRLTGGKMMLRDFAAGHEFFGLHFRDGSWVFREWAPNASALYMVGEMNGWRETPAHALARLDAEGVWELRLPAEALGHGTLFRLSIHWPGGQGDRIPAYARRVVQDPESLIFNAQVWQPPAPYRWQAEPPPRPAAPLIYEAHVGMAQEAEGIGTYREFTAKTLPRIVAAGYDTLQLMAIQHHPYYGSFGYHVASFFAASSRFGTPEEFKALIDAAHGHGLRVLIDLVHSHAVSNQVEGLSLFDGTLNQYFHDGPRGFHVAWDSRCFDYGKPQVLHFLLSNCRYWLDEYRVDGFRFDGITSMLYHHHGLGQAFTSYDDYFDASVDEDALAYLALANKVVHDVRPDAITIAEDVSGMPGLAVAADDGGVGFDYRFAMGVPDHWIRLIKESRDEDWQLGSLWHELTNRRSDEKTISYAESHDQALVGDQTLIFRLMGAEMYHHMHVDDDNWQVERGIALHKLIRLVTLATAGNGYLNFMGNEFGHPEWIDFPREGNGWSYRYARRQWGLVDAPDLKYRLLDRFDKDMIGLARHFRLLLSPRLALVYIHEDDKLLAFRRAGLLFVLNFHPVNSYSDYCFAAPQGGYRMVLDSDRPEYGGHGRLVPDQEHFTLRSGGEADACDRLSLYLPARTALVLEILN
- the pgi gene encoding glucose-6-phosphate isomerase gives rise to the protein MTSLTQSPAWQALERHRDRMAATPMRALFEADAGRFEAFSIAACDILLDYSKNRISAETIDLLLELARSVGLERKIGEMFDGRHINRTEDRAVLHTALRNRSGAPVTVDGTDVMPAVRAVLERMRTFSAAVRSGAWKGYSGACITDVVNIGIGGSDLGPLMVCEALAPYRHPELRLHFVSNVDGTHIAETLRCLRPETTLFIVASKSFTTQETLANATTARRWFLELVADEAAIARHFVAVSTNGPKVAAFGIDTANMFEFWDWVGGRYSLWSAIGLPIAVAVGMERFEELLAGAHAMDRHFREAPWAANMPVILGLLGVWYVNFLGATSQVVAPYDQYLHRLPAYLQQLEMESNGKSVTAEGQPVGWATGPVVWGEPGTNGQHAFFQLLHQGTQSIPADFIVPVESHNPVGDHHSLLLANCLAQTEALMRGKTAAEARAELAAQGLSGEELEALLPHKVFPGNRPSNTLLLPKVTPRTLGALIALYEHKVFVQGVVWGINSFDQWGVELGKQLAKTIHAELGAPGPVQGHDASTNGLINHIKQHRASQTA